Proteins encoded together in one Apus apus isolate bApuApu2 chromosome Z, bApuApu2.pri.cur, whole genome shotgun sequence window:
- the LOC127396026 gene encoding tetraspanin-3-like has translation MHALEQANNLLVYEDPSQSLKSETNAIELGVSRRRRGRGVVMWPSWCCEYSWLRPFAQSLLRFLGIIFCGTAAALAFGGVLVILMYKSYRYLLQESFLSVPGWLALAAALILLPTGVLAISLSAKSSRCQQGTLMYLLLVLLCLEISSGVMAHSYSIRMASELKSTLDHLVSQYNRTQSQASDNRVVDMVQMKLQCCGVQNYTDWLKATAASWHFPAEKARVPESCCKEKYSHCGSDLSHLEWLFQEGCLKKLEDRLCFGMLYVFWCCILLSVLELLAGVSNGMLMIMPSWNFQILDSSNFSKA, from the coding sequence GAGTGAGCAGAAGGAGGAGAGGTAGAGGTGTGGTGATGTGGCCATCATGGTGCTGTGAGTACTCCTGGCTCAGACCTTTTGCTCAGTCTCTGCTGAGGTTCCTAGGCATCATCTTctgtggcactgctgcagctctggcctTTGGTGGAGTTCTTGTGATCCTGATGTACAAGAGCTACAGATATTTACTTCAGGAGTCTTTCTTGTCTGTCCCTGGCTGGCTGGCTCTTGCAGCTGCACTTATCTTGCTACCTACCGGAGTTTTGGCCATCTCTCTTTCTGCTAAGAGCTCCCGCTGCCAGCAAGGGACTCTTATGTACTTGCTTTTGGTGTTGCTTTGCCTAGAAATATCTTCTGGAGTTATGGCACACTCCTACTCTATTCGTATGGCTTCTGAACTGAAAAGCACTTTGGATCACCTTGTATCTCAATATAATAGGACACAATCCCAGGCTTCTGATAACAGGGTTGTGGATATGGTACAGATGAAGCTCCAGTGTTGCGGGGTCCAGAACTACACAGACTGGCTAAAGGCAACAGCTGCTTCTTggcattttccagctgaaaaagcTCGTGTCCCTGAAAGCTGCTGTAAGGAGAAGTATTCTCACTGTGGGAGTGACTTAAGTCATCTGGAGTGGCTTTTTCAGGAAGGCTGTCTAAAGAAGCTGGAAGACCGGTTGTGTTTTGGTATGCTCTATGTGTTTTGGTGCTGTATTTTGCTAAGTGTCTTAGAGCTGTTGGCTGGTGTCAGCAATGGCATGCTCATGATAATGCCTTCTTGGAACTTCCAAATTCTGGACTCATCTAATTTCTCCAAGGCCTGA